The Listeria welshimeri serovar 6b str. SLCC5334 genome has a window encoding:
- a CDS encoding phage tail tape measure protein has protein sequence MAKGRIQGITIEVDGDTKGLNSALKSVNTQSTKLTSELKDVEKLLKFNPGNVEALAQKQQLLTKQIETTTQKLNQLKQAESQVEAQFKSGEIGEEQYRAFRREIEYTEGALNGYKGQLNNIQVEQEKLGQNTKRINTLFDATGSSVDDFADILGGRLTNAIRNGTATSDQLEEAINKIGRAALGTDVDVGKMKNALDTIDDGNSIQSVETELKGLSTQSDKTSENLEGMSKKLDAGLLLEGAEAVQGVTDKVIELGKSAFTSSMELDSATNKFNNNFDLTGKAAERTKDSIVDFYNTGLVDSYEEAGEALTQTKRQLQNLNDTDLASVTEKSVAFSKTFDADMTESLRGANALMETYGMTGEQAFDIMTVGAQNGLNKTDELGDNLAEYASQFEQNGYSAQGMFETLEAGLDGGAYNLDKVNDLVKEFGIRISDDSIGKAVEGLGGKWKSMYDDMKKSGMDNNEIFASLATEINKVGDEQERASIVSAIFGSLGEDNTVKVITAMGDLNGELGDVQGKYDDVKGASDKLADGGTEQNLTKMWHELQTALMPIGEYLLELANAIVPKVIDAIEGLKKWFDDLSPFAKTILEFIGLFAGLVAVIAPIVIAVAAVIAIFAVLGSTVGIVIAAIAAVIAAVILVIKNWGSIVEWLKGVWEKISEFFINLWEDVKQIFSDAWEGIKQWFIELMIEWATWIYEFWNGIAEFFANIWNGLKESWMEFWDPIIQWFKEKWELIRTSAAEIWQSIVDTIVNVWDGLMEFLDPIISLISSIIEGAWMLIVAATQIAWAAFEKFILDPLKNVWKWVQDLFGKIVEWVKTKWEEVKLITKLAWILFKKYMIDPVVSAYNYVKGKFSDLVNWLKTKWELAKSITAAAWSVVKEKMITPIVEAYNKVKNKISDMINSIRSKFDDAKTIAKEKFDDVKKAIVDPIEKAKESVKNIIEKIKNFFTNLKLKIPKPSMPDMPHFSLKTSSKKIFGKEISYPSGLNVEWYAKGGILTKPTMFGMNGSSVMAGGEAGNEAVLPLNAKNLGVIGKMIAETMPQNGGDTYDLTVNVNGNVDRKMIDLMKKEMQKILIEQTRRKDSSMGGVTI, from the coding sequence ATGGCTAAAGGTAGAATTCAAGGTATCACAATTGAAGTTGATGGCGATACAAAAGGGTTGAATTCAGCTTTAAAAAGTGTTAACACTCAATCAACTAAGTTAACTAGTGAATTGAAAGATGTTGAAAAACTATTGAAATTTAACCCTGGGAATGTTGAAGCACTTGCGCAAAAACAGCAACTTTTGACAAAGCAAATAGAAACAACTACTCAAAAATTAAATCAACTAAAGCAAGCAGAAAGTCAAGTGGAAGCACAGTTTAAAAGTGGTGAAATTGGTGAAGAGCAATATCGAGCTTTTAGACGAGAAATCGAGTATACAGAAGGCGCTTTGAATGGTTACAAAGGACAATTAAATAACATACAAGTAGAACAAGAAAAATTAGGTCAAAACACAAAAAGAATTAATACTTTATTTGATGCAACGGGTTCCAGTGTGGATGATTTTGCGGACATTTTAGGTGGTAGACTGACTAACGCAATTCGTAATGGGACAGCTACATCTGACCAGCTAGAAGAAGCAATAAATAAAATCGGTCGAGCGGCATTAGGAACTGATGTTGATGTTGGCAAGATGAAAAATGCACTAGATACGATTGATGATGGTAATAGCATTCAGAGCGTGGAGACAGAACTTAAAGGTTTATCTACTCAATCTGATAAAACTAGTGAAAACTTAGAAGGAATGAGTAAAAAGTTAGATGCTGGTCTTCTTTTAGAAGGAGCTGAGGCGGTTCAGGGTGTTACTGATAAAGTAATTGAACTTGGAAAGAGCGCTTTTACATCTTCAATGGAGTTAGATAGTGCTACAAATAAATTCAATAATAACTTTGATTTAACTGGAAAAGCCGCTGAAAGAACAAAAGACTCGATTGTGGATTTTTATAACACAGGATTAGTAGATTCTTATGAGGAGGCAGGAGAAGCTTTAACTCAAACAAAAAGACAATTACAAAATCTCAATGATACAGATTTGGCTAGTGTAACAGAAAAGTCCGTAGCGTTCTCAAAGACATTTGATGCAGATATGACAGAAAGTTTACGTGGGGCGAATGCTTTAATGGAGACATACGGCATGACTGGCGAACAAGCTTTTGATATCATGACCGTCGGAGCACAAAATGGCTTGAATAAAACGGATGAATTAGGAGACAACTTAGCAGAATATGCTAGTCAGTTTGAACAAAATGGATACAGCGCACAAGGGATGTTTGAGACGTTAGAGGCAGGATTAGATGGCGGTGCTTACAATCTTGATAAAGTTAACGATCTGGTGAAAGAGTTTGGCATACGTATTTCTGATGATTCTATAGGTAAGGCAGTGGAAGGATTAGGCGGAAAATGGAAATCTATGTATGATGATATGAAAAAAAGTGGAATGGACAATAATGAAATATTTGCCAGTTTGGCGACTGAAATAAATAAAGTTGGGGATGAGCAAGAAAGGGCATCAATTGTGTCTGCTATATTCGGTTCCCTCGGAGAAGATAACACGGTTAAAGTCATTACCGCTATGGGTGATTTAAACGGTGAATTAGGAGACGTTCAAGGTAAGTATGATGATGTAAAGGGTGCATCAGATAAACTCGCGGATGGTGGAACTGAACAAAATTTAACAAAAATGTGGCACGAATTACAAACTGCACTCATGCCAATCGGCGAATATTTGTTAGAATTAGCGAACGCAATTGTTCCGAAAGTCATAGATGCGATAGAAGGTTTAAAGAAATGGTTTGACGATTTAAGCCCTTTCGCAAAAACTATTTTAGAATTCATTGGGTTATTCGCCGGATTAGTTGCTGTAATAGCGCCGATTGTAATCGCTGTTGCTGCAGTAATAGCCATTTTCGCTGTTTTAGGTTCGACAGTGGGTATAGTTATAGCTGCAATAGCTGCAGTCATAGCCGCAGTCATATTAGTGATAAAAAACTGGGGTTCTATTGTGGAATGGTTAAAAGGTGTATGGGAAAAAATAAGCGAGTTTTTCATAAACTTGTGGGAAGATGTTAAACAAATTTTTTCAGATGCTTGGGAAGGTATAAAACAGTGGTTCATAGAACTTATGATTGAATGGGCTACTTGGATTTATGAATTTTGGAATGGAATAGCTGAATTTTTTGCAAACATTTGGAATGGATTAAAAGAAAGCTGGATGGAATTTTGGGATCCTATTATCCAATGGTTTAAAGAGAAATGGGAACTAATAAGAACATCTGCCGCTGAAATATGGCAATCCATAGTTGACACAATTGTCAACGTGTGGGACGGATTAATGGAATTCTTAGATCCAATCATCAGTCTAATAAGTTCTATAATTGAAGGTGCTTGGATGCTTATAGTGGCAGCTACACAAATTGCGTGGGCAGCATTTGAGAAATTTATACTTGACCCTTTAAAAAATGTGTGGAAATGGGTACAAGATTTATTTGGGAAAATAGTTGAATGGGTAAAAACGAAATGGGAAGAAGTAAAACTTATTACAAAGCTTGCTTGGATTCTATTTAAAAAATATATGATTGACCCTGTTGTTAGCGCATATAATTATGTGAAAGGTAAGTTTTCAGATTTAGTAAATTGGCTGAAAACAAAATGGGAACTAGCAAAATCTATAACTGCTGCCGCTTGGAGTGTTGTTAAAGAAAAAATGATTACCCCTATTGTGGAAGCATACAACAAAGTCAAGAACAAAATATCTGACATGATAAACTCTATCCGTTCTAAATTTGACGATGCTAAAACAATAGCTAAAGAAAAATTTGATGATGTAAAAAAGGCGATAGTTGACCCTATTGAAAAAGCTAAAGAATCAGTAAAAAACATTATTGAAAAGATTAAAAACTTTTTCACTAATCTTAAACTTAAAATACCTAAACCATCAATGCCAGATATGCCGCATTTTAGCCTGAAAACAAGTTCTAAGAAAATATTTGGTAAAGAAATATCATATCCAAGTGGGCTGAATGTGGAATGGTATGCAAAAGGTGGTATTTTAACAAAACCAACCATGTTCGGCATGAATGGTAGTTCTGTAATGGCTGGCGGAGAAGCTGGTAACGAAGCTGTATTACCTTTGAATGCAAAAAATTTAGGTGTTATAGGTAAAATGATTGCTGAAACAATGCCTCAAAATGGCGGAGACACATATGATTTAACTGTAAATGTGAATGGCAATGTAGATAGGAAAATGATTGATTTAATGAAGAAAGAAATGCAAAAAATTCTTATTGAACAGACAAGAAGAAAAGACAGTAGTATGGGAGGTGTGACCATTTGA
- a CDS encoding phage tail spike protein produces MGKRDLNVPLLYEANETEFLHSGICSLSETVRCEVHEVMNAEFELELEYPVNGLHAHELINGRYISAFVDTQRGYNPFEIDTVEKDLFADTFIVKASHQTNQLRKKMVKEFKVDKVSCGMAMNRLKNALIEPTSIQFYSDIETLNSTWLRFKNALACVGGVEGSILDTWRGEIERTTNKISMLKKRGTDSGVSIAYRKNMTGLNINTDTLDMVNAIMPYAIKAVGDSDTVISLSENYIYSPDFVAGNEINAVEIDYSSDENVIDEKTLRSVAKNYFSSSVINEPILDLEISFQDLGQTEEYKMFQNMNRVFIGDTLSVFHDELNVQTTARMVEFTMDSLRGEYVNCTVGSVKSDLKSTMTAGMATKDEIEAGDNRMQEYVDDLTKQITGNQGGNLVIRPPEKPAEMLIMDTDNISTAVNLWRFNQMGLGHSKTGYNGEYTIGLTQDGKIVADLIATGTLRAIDIEGVTISGSAGYFDVLYSSFLPSKPSPQYREELQMGGGTGFNLQAQSTTKQYPAMQVRLNTNGDLGLAIEAVNENTGAIDADRVVRLSPFAGIETPLLQSDGWCCIGANPDGKTASIDRHTWVSGGGPQLRYVPHRASNFETASSEEYKKNIRKVKKTAFGKTAKQVINETDVFTYSHIADETNEKKIGFIAEQASDSLTTADGKAIDLYNSVAWLYQYAKENEEEKEALKAEVKELKNLVNKLVKEVSE; encoded by the coding sequence ATGGGCAAGCGTGATTTAAATGTACCACTTTTATATGAAGCAAATGAGACGGAATTTTTGCATAGTGGCATCTGTTCTTTATCAGAAACAGTACGGTGTGAAGTGCACGAAGTTATGAATGCAGAATTTGAATTGGAACTAGAGTATCCAGTAAATGGTTTACATGCGCATGAATTGATAAATGGACGTTACATCTCAGCTTTTGTAGATACTCAAAGAGGTTATAATCCTTTTGAAATCGATACTGTAGAAAAAGACTTATTTGCCGACACATTTATTGTAAAAGCATCGCATCAAACGAATCAGTTGAGAAAAAAAATGGTTAAAGAATTTAAAGTAGATAAGGTTTCGTGTGGGATGGCTATGAATAGGTTGAAAAACGCTTTAATTGAACCTACAAGTATTCAATTTTATTCAGATATTGAAACTTTAAATAGCACGTGGTTACGTTTCAAAAATGCCCTAGCTTGCGTAGGTGGGGTAGAAGGTTCTATTTTAGACACCTGGCGTGGAGAAATTGAGAGAACAACAAATAAGATATCAATGTTGAAAAAAAGAGGAACAGACAGCGGCGTATCAATCGCATACAGAAAAAATATGACTGGTTTGAATATAAACACAGATACTTTAGACATGGTGAATGCTATTATGCCTTACGCAATAAAAGCGGTTGGTGATTCTGACACAGTTATCTCTCTTTCAGAGAATTATATATATTCACCGGATTTTGTAGCTGGAAACGAAATAAATGCCGTTGAAATTGATTATTCCTCTGATGAAAACGTAATTGATGAAAAGACACTTAGAAGTGTAGCAAAAAACTATTTTTCTAGTAGTGTCATTAATGAGCCGATTTTAGACTTAGAAATTAGTTTTCAGGATTTAGGACAAACAGAAGAATACAAAATGTTTCAAAACATGAATCGAGTTTTTATTGGTGATACACTCTCTGTGTTTCACGATGAATTGAATGTACAAACAACCGCTCGAATGGTTGAATTTACGATGGACAGTTTGAGAGGTGAATATGTTAATTGTACCGTCGGTAGTGTCAAGAGTGATTTAAAATCAACGATGACAGCAGGAATGGCTACAAAAGATGAAATAGAAGCTGGTGACAATCGTATGCAAGAATATGTAGACGATTTGACTAAGCAAATAACAGGAAACCAAGGCGGAAACTTAGTTATTCGTCCACCTGAAAAACCAGCAGAAATGTTGATTATGGACACTGATAATATTAGCACAGCAGTCAATTTGTGGAGATTTAATCAGATGGGGCTGGGTCATTCAAAAACAGGTTATAATGGTGAATACACTATTGGTCTCACTCAAGATGGTAAAATAGTAGCAGATTTGATAGCGACAGGGACTTTAAGAGCTATTGACATTGAAGGCGTGACAATTTCAGGTTCAGCTGGTTATTTTGATGTTTTATATTCGAGTTTTTTACCTAGCAAACCATCACCGCAATACCGAGAAGAACTGCAGATGGGCGGCGGAACAGGATTTAATTTACAAGCGCAGTCTACAACAAAACAATATCCCGCCATGCAAGTTAGACTGAACACAAACGGAGATTTAGGACTTGCTATTGAAGCTGTGAACGAAAATACAGGTGCAATTGATGCGGATAGAGTTGTCAGACTATCACCTTTTGCAGGAATTGAAACACCACTCTTACAAAGCGATGGGTGGTGTTGTATAGGTGCTAATCCGGACGGGAAAACCGCCTCTATTGATCGTCACACGTGGGTTTCTGGCGGTGGTCCTCAACTGCGCTATGTGCCGCATCGAGCTAGTAATTTTGAGACAGCTTCGTCGGAGGAATACAAGAAAAACATACGTAAAGTAAAGAAAACTGCGTTTGGTAAAACAGCTAAGCAAGTCATAAACGAAACAGATGTTTTCACTTATTCACATATTGCAGATGAAACAAACGAAAAGAAAATCGGTTTTATAGCTGAACAAGCTTCTGATTCGCTGACTACCGCTGACGGAAAAGCAATAGATTTATACAATTCTGTCGCATGGTTATATCAATACGCAAAAGAAAACGAAGAAGAAAAAGAAGCATTAAAAGCAGAGGTAAAAGAGTTGAAAAACTTAGTAAATAAACTGGTAAAAGAGGTGAGCGAATGA
- a CDS encoding BppU family phage baseplate upper protein, translating into MSALRKINATLDLNRKSWNIERIEAIQGDIDSLMIAVQIVENGKLKNLTGYKATFAVVLPDTINYVIDDLHFSNEKMDEGYFEYTFVKEAFSVAGVYDTARFILQNEDGTELSGMPRFTYYVEKDPLQGKVVAESYVSDFERLEALIHDVELEIDSLHTEIDKESARLNTEIEKIDAKIDTETSKLQSEAADLQQQFDNINPEQFAQKTALDEHVNDADIHVTVTDKTNWNAKETVEGAQAKADKALNDAKVDAAALYEPKITVTAWAAPALKTGFSILSSAYPPLYRLKGSTLQLKGAIGRTSAKGVMYTLPAGYRPSERRGFSTPLVSSVSGTVATIYIQPNGDVELVAASQDSPVWIEISLDID; encoded by the coding sequence ATGAGTGCTTTAAGAAAAATAAATGCAACATTAGATTTAAATAGAAAAAGTTGGAACATTGAGCGCATTGAGGCAATTCAAGGCGATATTGATTCTCTGATGATAGCAGTTCAAATTGTGGAAAACGGTAAACTAAAAAACTTAACTGGCTATAAAGCAACGTTTGCGGTAGTTTTACCGGACACAATCAACTATGTAATTGACGATTTACATTTTAGTAACGAAAAAATGGATGAAGGTTACTTTGAGTATACATTTGTAAAAGAAGCATTTTCAGTCGCGGGCGTATATGATACAGCACGTTTTATTTTGCAAAATGAAGATGGCACAGAGCTTTCTGGAATGCCTCGTTTTACGTACTATGTTGAAAAAGACCCACTTCAAGGAAAAGTAGTTGCAGAAAGCTATGTAAGTGATTTCGAACGTTTAGAAGCTTTGATACATGATGTTGAATTAGAAATTGATTCATTGCACACCGAAATTGACAAAGAAAGTGCTCGTCTTAATACAGAGATCGAAAAAATTGATGCAAAAATAGATACAGAAACGAGTAAGCTTCAAAGTGAAGCAGCCGACTTACAACAGCAATTTGATAACATAAACCCTGAGCAATTCGCACAAAAAACTGCTTTGGATGAACATGTTAATGATGCTGATATTCATGTTACAGTGACTGATAAAACAAACTGGAATGCAAAAGAAACAGTGGAAGGCGCACAGGCTAAAGCAGATAAAGCGCTAAATGATGCTAAAGTAGACGCTGCTGCTCTCTATGAGCCTAAAATTACTGTAACAGCGTGGGCAGCGCCGGCATTAAAAACAGGGTTCTCTATTCTAAGCTCGGCATATCCACCATTATATAGATTAAAGGGGAGTACGCTACAATTAAAAGGCGCGATTGGTCGAACGAGCGCGAAGGGCGTAATGTATACACTTCCAGCAGGCTACAGACCGTCAGAACGTCGTGGGTTTTCAACGCCTTTGGTTTCGTCAGTTTCAGGCACAGTTGCTACAATATATATTCAACCTAACGGAGATGTTGAGCTTGTTGCAGCGTCGCAAGATTCGCCTGTATGGATTGAAATTTCATTAGATATAGATTAA
- a CDS encoding phage holin — protein MKINWKVRMKSKVFWVSVIPLVLVLVQQVLGWFGVTIPADTINREALDMINSVFLLLGVLGVVNDPTTPGASDSELVQNRKEVK, from the coding sequence ATGAAAATTAATTGGAAAGTACGAATGAAATCGAAAGTTTTCTGGGTATCTGTTATCCCGCTTGTACTAGTTTTAGTACAGCAAGTACTTGGTTGGTTCGGCGTAACAATTCCTGCGGACACAATTAACAGAGAGGCGCTAGACATGATTAATAGTGTGTTTCTGCTACTGGGTGTCTTGGGTGTAGTTAATGACCCAACAACGCCTGGCGCAAGTGATAGCGAACTAGTCCAAAATAGAAAGGAAGTTAAATAA
- a CDS encoding N-acetylmuramoyl-L-alanine amidase gives MNTYYNVTSNAGHSHKVEGATGNGYKEHVEALKYNNEFIAELKTINVKAFNTTSEAGTQSSILVEQAKKANTVSRAGRLDVSWHFNSSANKSATGVEVLYYDNAQKQLAADVSAALAKTLGIRDRGPKQRKDLYFLANTNAPAILIEVAFISNANDMKSATTKRTAAVKTVVKVITGKDAAAKNTNPNRHDGKVVDSAPLLPKMDFKSNPVRMYKVGTAILVYEHNQYWYKTYIDDKLYYMYKSFCDVVTKKDAKGRIKVRIKSAKDLRIPVWNNTRLNSGKIKWYKPGTKLSWYDNKKGFLELWYTKDGWYYTANYFLK, from the coding sequence ATGAACACATATTATAATGTAACTTCAAATGCAGGTCATTCGCATAAAGTTGAAGGAGCAACCGGAAACGGATACAAAGAACATGTTGAAGCACTTAAGTATAATAACGAATTTATTGCAGAACTCAAAACCATTAATGTAAAAGCATTTAATACGACTTCGGAAGCTGGCACACAAAGCTCGATTCTTGTAGAACAAGCGAAAAAAGCAAACACAGTAAGTAGAGCAGGGCGCCTCGATGTTTCATGGCACTTTAATAGTTCTGCAAATAAATCAGCAACAGGTGTTGAAGTACTCTATTATGACAACGCACAAAAGCAACTTGCGGCAGATGTGTCAGCTGCGTTAGCGAAAACGCTCGGGATTCGAGATCGAGGACCGAAACAACGCAAAGACTTGTATTTCCTTGCGAATACAAACGCACCTGCTATCTTAATTGAAGTAGCATTCATTAGTAACGCAAATGATATGAAATCGGCAACTACTAAGCGAACAGCTGCTGTTAAGACTGTAGTTAAAGTCATTACTGGCAAAGACGCAGCTGCGAAAAACACAAATCCGAATCGACATGATGGGAAAGTCGTTGACAGTGCGCCACTATTGCCAAAAATGGACTTTAAATCAAATCCTGTGCGCATGTATAAAGTGGGGACGGCGATACTTGTATATGAGCATAATCAATATTGGTACAAGACATATATTGACGACAAACTATACTACATGTATAAGAGTTTTTGCGATGTTGTAACTAAAAAAGATGCAAAAGGTCGCATCAAAGTTCGAATTAAAAGCGCGAAAGACTTGCGTATTCCTGTATGGAATAATACGCGACTGAATTCAGGTAAAATCAAATGGTACAAGCCTGGAACAAAACTTTCTTGGTATGACAACAAAAAAGGGTTTTTAGAATTATGGTATACAAAGGATGGTTGGTATTACACAGCTAACTATTTCTTAAAATAA
- a CDS encoding matrixin family metalloprotease produces the protein MMNKTGVKILIFTVLLLTILIPTNANAYTKNGHYMTKAAAKNFKIYINGSAAGYKSIIINGAKVWNVSPYLNTVSLGNDVNPHFTVSTSKVDRGSIVATNQPWILKSTPSIRVKSEITTYNAFKSLSTSDKTETIAHEFGHGFGLGHITTKNGIMLAKGFTKKIKPQADDLNGIKSIYK, from the coding sequence ATCATGAATAAAACGGGAGTAAAAATTTTAATTTTCACAGTATTATTGTTAACAATCTTGATTCCAACAAATGCAAATGCTTATACTAAAAACGGTCATTATATGACTAAAGCGGCGGCGAAAAATTTCAAAATTTATATTAATGGCTCTGCCGCTGGTTATAAAAGCATAATAATCAATGGTGCAAAAGTGTGGAATGTTTCGCCTTATTTGAATACTGTAAGTTTAGGAAATGATGTGAATCCTCATTTTACAGTAAGTACTTCAAAAGTGGATAGAGGTAGCATAGTTGCAACAAATCAGCCCTGGATATTAAAATCGACACCATCTATACGGGTTAAAAGTGAAATTACTACTTATAATGCTTTTAAATCATTATCCACTAGTGATAAGACAGAGACAATAGCTCATGAATTTGGACATGGCTTTGGATTAGGGCACATAACCACAAAGAATGGAATTATGTTAGCTAAGGGATTTACGAAGAAAATAAAACCGCAAGCAGACGATTTAAATGGTATTAAATCTATATATAAATAA
- a CDS encoding helix-turn-helix domain-containing protein: MMRENKILGHTLKEIRINCNLKERDVYETIMSRAHLYQIEKNQQMPSWGIVTSILQKFTMSLAEFEYIHNNYQLDSIQQVIQDFKAIKTSTNSHAINALIEKINSLIKNEKNDFLMDVSYVLKALNTFQQEQNFKRSREIVKPVWNRLEKKDAWFYNDLLLITNILYAFDDLTIQHIFERLVVYINKYKNFNTSKELYINIHYNYAICLRNTTTEIDKMEINLKKSKEAANQINDVITVLSCRYYLAEILWHKGNKEKAMEEVKQVFTVLKILEESELLIDKQNDWIEVSGMSLENIF, from the coding sequence ATGATGCGGGAAAATAAAATTTTAGGTCACACACTGAAAGAAATTCGTATAAATTGCAATTTAAAAGAACGGGATGTATATGAGACAATTATGTCAAGAGCGCATTTATATCAGATAGAAAAAAATCAACAAATGCCATCTTGGGGAATAGTTACATCAATATTACAAAAATTCACCATGAGTTTAGCTGAGTTTGAATATATTCACAATAATTATCAATTAGATTCAATTCAACAAGTAATACAAGATTTCAAAGCAATCAAAACCTCCACTAATTCTCACGCTATCAATGCTTTAATAGAAAAAATAAATTCACTCATAAAAAATGAAAAAAATGATTTTCTTATGGATGTCTCTTATGTGTTAAAAGCCTTAAATACTTTTCAACAAGAACAAAATTTTAAAAGATCTAGAGAAATTGTAAAACCAGTTTGGAATAGGTTAGAGAAAAAAGACGCATGGTTTTATAATGATTTACTACTTATAACCAATATATTATATGCCTTTGATGACTTAACTATTCAACATATATTTGAACGATTAGTTGTATATATTAATAAGTATAAGAACTTTAACACTTCAAAAGAGCTATATATCAATATTCATTATAATTATGCAATATGTCTTAGAAATACTACAACAGAGATAGATAAAATGGAAATAAATTTAAAGAAATCTAAAGAAGCTGCAAATCAAATAAATGATGTAATTACTGTACTAAGTTGTAGGTATTATTTGGCTGAAATATTATGGCATAAAGGTAATAAAGAAAAGGCGATGGAAGAAGTAAAACAAGTTTTTACTGTACTGAAAATTTTAGAGGAAAGTGAATTGCTTATAGATAAGCAAAATGATTGGATAGAAGTTAGCGGGATGAGTTTGGAAAATATATTTTAA
- a CDS encoding YdeI/OmpD-associated family protein has translation MAKTELNPKVDAFLSKPSTWQTEFKALREIAITFELEEEFKWGKPCYALDGKNVFLIHGFKNYCALLFMKGALLRDPDNILVQQTENVQAARQIRFTNLQEILDQKEILKTYIQNAMEVEKAGLEVELKPREETPIPEELLLKFEELPALKTAFEALTPGRQKAYLLYFAAPKQSKTRVSRIEKYEATILDGLGLND, from the coding sequence ATGGCAAAAACCGAATTAAATCCTAAAGTAGATGCGTTTCTGAGTAAACCATCCACCTGGCAAACTGAATTCAAAGCATTAAGAGAAATCGCAATCACCTTTGAACTAGAAGAAGAATTCAAATGGGGAAAACCTTGCTATGCACTAGATGGCAAGAATGTTTTCTTAATTCATGGTTTTAAAAACTATTGCGCCCTACTCTTTATGAAAGGTGCACTACTCCGTGATCCGGATAATATTTTAGTCCAACAAACGGAAAATGTGCAAGCTGCAAGACAAATTCGATTCACCAATTTACAAGAAATCCTTGATCAAAAAGAAATTCTAAAAACGTATATTCAAAATGCTATGGAGGTAGAAAAAGCTGGTTTAGAAGTGGAGCTTAAACCTAGAGAAGAAACACCCATTCCAGAAGAATTACTTCTAAAATTTGAAGAATTACCTGCTCTAAAAACGGCTTTTGAAGCACTAACTCCTGGTCGTCAAAAAGCTTATTTACTTTATTTTGCAGCACCAAAACAATCAAAAACTCGTGTTTCTCGAATTGAAAAATACGAAGCAACCATTTTAGATGGACTTGGTTTAAACGATTAA
- a CDS encoding VOC family protein yields the protein MTLNVYLNFRTQSRDAIAFYEEIFGTKCTDLMTYGEIETDEEPIEDSLKNLVMNASLVIDGVKVMFSDVPKSMPLTFGDNITLVIDTSDEIKLTKQFQQLAEGGNIVMPLEKTFWSEKYGQVTDKFGIGWQLNLS from the coding sequence ATGACGTTAAATGTTTACTTGAATTTTAGAACACAATCCAGAGATGCTATCGCGTTTTATGAGGAAATTTTTGGAACAAAGTGTACAGATTTGATGACATATGGGGAAATCGAGACAGATGAAGAACCTATAGAAGATTCGCTTAAAAATTTAGTGATGAATGCTAGTTTAGTAATTGATGGCGTTAAGGTCATGTTTTCAGATGTACCAAAATCGATGCCACTTACATTTGGAGATAATATTACGCTTGTCATTGACACTTCAGATGAAATAAAACTAACCAAGCAATTTCAACAATTGGCAGAAGGCGGAAATATTGTAATGCCTCTTGAAAAAACCTTTTGGTCGGAAAAATATGGTCAAGTGACTGATAAATTCGGCATCGGCTGGCAGCTCAATTTATCCTAA